The genome window CTAGCTGAACCAGAATCAGCCGGGCTGCCGGGTTACCCCACGCCCCAAGGGACCGTCGCATGGTAGCCAACGCCCCAGGGGCGAGCAACCATTTCGCGGGCGTTCGCGCTGCTAGGAGCCACCGCGAGCGCGCTGGAGAGCTTTCCTTATCCGTTCCAGGCAGCGGTCTTTTCCGAGTAACTCCATCGACTCGAACAGCGGCGGAGAGACGGTCGAGCCGGTCACGGCCGCCCGGACGATCTGGAAGGCGTCCTTCGGCTTTACCTCGAGTCCGCTCGCGGTCTCCTCGATGGCTGCTCGCGTCGCCGATGCCTCCCACGCGTCCTGCTTCTCCAGCTGGGTCGCGACTCCGTCGAGCACGTCGGTGTTCTTGGGGATCAGATACCGCTCGGCCTTCTCGTCGGGCTCCGTATCGTGGAACAGGAACCGGAGTTGCAACGCTTCCGTGAGCGTCTGCATGCGCTCTTGGATGAGCGGGACCGCGCGCCGGACGAGCCCGCGTTCCTCGACGGTCTGCGGATCCGACAGGATCCCGTCCCCGACAAGGAAGGGCTCGATCCGCGCGGCGAGCTCTTCGACCGGCAGCGCCCGGATCTTCTCGCCGTTCAGCGCAGTCAGCTTCTGGATGTCGAACGCGGCGGGGTTGTGCGACACGGCCTCGAGCGAAAACAGGTTGATCAGCTCATCGAGCGTGAAACGTTCGGTCAGTCCATCGCCGGCCGACCAGCCGAGCAGCGCAAGGTAGTTGACTAGCGCTTCGGGGAGGTAGCCGTGCTCGCGGTACCACGCGAGCGAGGTCTCGCCGTGCCGCTTCGAGAGCGGCTGGCGGTTCGCGCCGACGATCAGCGGCAGATGCGCGAACCGCGGCCACGACGACCGGCCGAGTGCCCGGTAGATCAGGATCTGCTTGGGCGTCGCCGATATCAGGTCCGCACCTCGGATGATGTGGGTGACGTCCATGGCGAGGTCGTCGGTGGCGGCCGCGAGGACGTACAGCGGTGAGCCGTCCGAACGCGTGAGCGCGAAGTCCTCGATGTCCGCGTGGGCGGTACGGATCTCGCCCAGCACGATGTCCTCGAAGACCGACTCCTGTTCCTCTTCCGGGACCTTGAACCGGTAGATCCAGGGACGGCCCTCGGCGTCGTGCGAGCCGGCGTC of Actinomycetota bacterium contains these proteins:
- the gltX gene encoding glutamate--tRNA ligase, which translates into the protein MTTPSPKVRVRFAPAPSGSLHVGNARTALFNWLFARHHGGAFILRIEDTDRSRVSDEYIDKVLDELRWLGLQWDEGLDVGGPYAPYRQSERMERYRHSADALLVGGHAFRCYCTTEERKARNDEARAKGLPPPRRDPCRTLSDLDAGSHDAEGRPWIYRFKVPEEEQESVFEDIVLGEIRTAHADIEDFALTRSDGSPLYVLAAATDDLAMDVTHIIRGADLISATPKQILIYRALGRSSWPRFAHLPLIVGANRQPLSKRHGETSLAWYREHGYLPEALVNYLALLGWSAGDGLTERFTLDELINLFSLEAVSHNPAAFDIQKLTALNGEKIRALPVEELAARIEPFLVGDGILSDPQTVEERGLVRRAVPLIQERMQTLTEALQLRFLFHDTEPDEKAERYLIPKNTDVLDGVATQLEKQDAWEASATRAAIEETASGLEVKPKDAFQIVRAAVTGSTVSPPLFESMELLGKDRCLERIRKALQRARGGS